A genomic segment from Candidatus Poribacteria bacterium encodes:
- a CDS encoding tetratricopeptide repeat protein — MPTEAELYDAALTHFAENDLEAAVNAFKELTDTYPDYIEGHLGLGHAYERLSLYDEAIEAVQKAIEINPKDPLAYTSLSVCYQRKGMIQEAEDAMAKSQQLQMEASGSST; from the coding sequence ATGCCAACCGAAGCAGAACTTTACGACGCTGCGCTCACGCACTTTGCGGAGAACGACCTTGAAGCGGCTGTCAACGCCTTCAAAGAACTCACTGACACGTATCCAGACTACATCGAAGGACACCTTGGGCTGGGACACGCTTATGAACGGCTGAGTTTATACGATGAAGCCATCGAGGCTGTCCAGAAAGCCATAGAAATTAACCCGAAGGACCCGCTTGCATATACCAGTTTATCCGTGTGTTACCAACGAAAAGGGATGATTCAAGAAGCAGAAGATGCGATGGCAAAGTCGCAGCAGCTGCAGATGGAAGCATCCGGTTCATCTACATGA